A region of the Curvibacter sp. AEP1-3 genome:
ATTGCTGACGGAGTGCGTGGGGTCGCGGGCAACATGTCCTTGATTTCCGCGTCCAGCGCGGAACAAAGCGCCAGCCTGGCGGAAATCACCACCGCCATCCGCCAGTTGGATGAGATTACCCAGCAAAACGCCTCCATGGTGGAGCAGGCGGTGAACCAAGCGACCGCGCTGCAGACCCGTGCCAGCGTGTTGGCCGATGCGGTCTCGGTGTTCAAGCTGCAGCAGGGTTCTGCAGACGAGGCGCGTCATTTGGTAGACCTTGCGTTGGACTTGCGTCGCAGCAGCGGTAGCCGGGACAGCTTTATCCGCGAAGTGACGGCCCAGCACTCCGGTTTGTTTGACCGTGACATGTACGTGTTCGTGCTGGACCGCAATGGTCAGTACCTCGCATTTGCGGGCAATCAGGCCAAGGTCGGCACCCGGGTGCAGGATGTCGCTGGTATCGATGGAAATGCCTTGATCGAATCCATCATTCACCAGGCGGAAGCAAATCCGGGTTGGGTGGAGTACGAGATCGCCAACCCGCTCACCGGCCAGGTGCAAACCAAGATGTCTTTCGTTCTGAAGGTTGACGATGTCTACGTGGGCTGCGGTGTCTACAAGAGCCTGATGAGCAGTCTTTGATCGGAGCCGGCAGGGTTATCAACCTGCCCGACTCAACTGCCCGTGCCGGGTGTGGCTTTGCGGGCGCGGGCCCTGGCGAGGGCCGCCTCGATCACCGCCCGTTTTTTGTCCAGGATAGCCGGATCGGTGTGCTGGGAATGGGCGGGCAGGTCAGCCAGCTTCATGCGTGCTTTGGCCTCCAGCGCCTGGGCATGTTCTTCCGTTTCGCGCGCTTGCCGCACCTGCCGGCTCTCATAACGTTGGCGAGCGTTGGCGGCTTCTTCGGGGCTCCATGCCGCCCAACCGGTAAGTTCGCCGGAAACGGTTTCCACCATGATGCAATCCACCGGGCACACGGGAAGGCATAGCTCACAGCCGGTGCAGTGCGGCTCGATCACCGTGTGCATGCGCTTGTTGCTGCCAATGATGGCATCGGTGGGGCAGGCCTTGATGCACAGGGTGCAGCCAATGCACCAGTCTTCATCGATGAACACCACGGTGCGTGGCGCCTCCAGCCCGAATTCCGGATTCAGCGGAATGACGGGTTGGCCGGTGATGGCAGCCAGACGTGCAATACCCTCTGCACCGCCGGGCGGGCATTGGTTGATGGGGGCTTCACCACGTGCCATGGCGCCGGCATAAGCGGCGCAATCGGGGTAACCGCAGCGGGTGCACTGGGTTTGCGGCAGTGCGTCCAGAAGCTGCTGCGCCAACGCTGGCGCAGCCTCCGGGACGGTACTCACTTGGCGGTGCTGACCCGCTTGCTTGCTACTTTTTTGGTAGCTGCTCGCGCAGTCTTGGCGGGCGCTGGAGTCACTTTTGCTTCAGAAGCCGCTGCCGGGGCTGCCGCAGTGACCTTTACGGCTTTGGGTGCGCTCGCGGGCTTGTCGTGGCTCTTGATGAAGGCCTTGACCTGCGGGTACACCATCTCGCGCCAACGGCGACCGGAAAAGATGCCGTAGTGACCGGCACCCATGGCCTCATAGTGCTTTTGCAATGACTTGGGGACGCCGCTGCAGATGTCGTGCACTGCACGGGTCTGACCGGAGCCCGAGATGTCGTCCAACTCGCCTTCCACCGACAAGAGAGCCGTGGTGGTGATGTCCGAGGGCTTGACCCGTTCGATCTTGCCCTTTTCGCTTCGTACATCCCAGGTGCCGCTGACCAGCGCAAAGTCCTGGAACACCACACGAATGGTTTCCAGGTAGTAGTCGGCGTCCATATCCAACACAGCGTTGTACTCGTCGTAGAACTTGCGGTGGGCTTCGGCGGATGCGTCGTCGCCCTTGATCAGGTCTTTGAAATAGTCGTAATGGCTCTTGGCGTGGTGGTCGGGGTTCATGGCCACGAAGCCGGTGTGCTGCAAAAAGCCGGGGTAGACGCGGCGCCCCGCACCCGGGAAGCTGCTGGGCACGCGGTAAATCACATTGTTCTCGAACCAGCTGTGGCTCTTGTTCATGGCCAGGTTGTTCACCGCTGTGGGGGATTTGCGGGCGTCGATGGGCCCGCCCATCATGGTCATGGTGAGGGGCGTGGTCTCACCACGGCTGGCCATCAGCGACACCGCGGCCAGCACGGGCACGGTCGGCTGGCACACGCTCATGACGTGGCAATTGCCGTACTTGCCTTGCACGTGGCGGATGAATTCCTGCACGTAGTTAACGTAGTCATCCAGGTGGAATTCGCCATCCGACAGGGGCACCAAACGGGCATTTTTCCAGTCGGTGATGTAGACCTTGTGGTCCTTGAGCATGGTCTTGACGGTGTCGCGCAGCAAGGTCGCGTAGTGGCCCGACAAGGGCGCAACGATCAGCACCACCGGCTGGCCCTTGATTTTTTCCAGGGTCGCGGTGTCATCGGTAAAGCGTTTGAAACGGCGCAACTCACAGAAGGGCTTGGTGATCTCCACGCGCTCATGGATGGCGATGTCCACGCCATCGACGTCAATGGTGCGCAGGCCGAACTCGGGTTTTTCGTAGTCCTTGCCCAAGCGGTGCATCAGGTCGTAGCTGGCCGACAGGCGCTGGGCGAACGGGCTTTGTCCGGCCAGGGACAGCGGGTTGCTATACAGCTTGGCCGCTGCCAGTGCCAGATCGGAAAACGGCTCCATCAGGGAACGTTGGGTTTCGTAGAGCTGGTACAGCATGGAGAACTCGCTTTCGGGAAAATGTTGCAGTGCAATATAACAGTGTTGTCTGTTTTAGCGGTTACTGGCCTTCAGTATCCCCCGAACCGCATTGCGGCTGTGGGCCCCGAAGTTGGACAGCAATTCCGCCACCAGCGCATCCAGGCGGGATTTGGCCTCGGGCTGTGCATTGGCCAGTTCTTTGACCATGGTGACTTTTTCTTCGTTGGCGCCGAAATCAAAAGAGGGGTCGGACACAAAGCCCTCCGGCATGCTGGCCACCAGGGCCTGGGCGATGCGGTTGCCATACCCGGCTGCTTGGGCGGAGACGACATTGCGCAAGTAGTTGTCGTACCACTCGGGGTAGCTGCTGTCTTTCTCGGGGTTGCGCAGCGCCTGATCAATCGCTGTGTCCTGCTTGGCCAACGCAGAGTTCAACAGAACCTCGGCCTGGTACTTTTCCAGCGCCAGGTGGCGGTTGGAGAGCAGGGTCACCATGTTGTTTTTCATGCCAGAAAAGCCCACCATGGAAATGGCATTCACGGCCAGCAGCTTGAGGGTCGAGTCACCGGGCGACAGGCTGGCATGGTAAGGCTGTGTCAGGTCCTGCAAGTAGTGCAGCGCCAGGCCGGTGAAGCGCCAACCCCAGTACGGGTGGCCGGTGCGGAAGGCCAATGAGGCGAGGGTGGAGTACTGGTACACCCGCAATTGCGGAAAGGTGCGTTTGATGAAGGGTGCCGCGGTGTACAGCACCTTGCTTTCGTGCATGAAGCCCATGTGAAATGGGGCCTGGCTGCCATACACCAGCAAGGGGTTACCGAAGGGCAAGGTCCCGAAGCCGTACATCTTGCCCCATTCGGACGGGCTGTCTTCAAAGAGGTTGATGTCCAGCCCGTAGTCAGGCTCGTCGGCAGCACTGGCAACCACCGCCAGCGGCGCAACGGTGTCACCGGCCTTCAGGGGCTGAAACTTCTGGCTGGCATTGCCCAGCATGGGCAGGGTCGTTACAGCTTCAGACGGCAGGCGGGGCGCGGGGGAGACGGCAGTCTTGGGGTCCGGCTGGATGAACAGCGCGAAGCGGCTGTTCGGTGCAATGCGCAGTGCATGGGCAAAAGCGAGGCGGCGGGCTTCATCGCTGCGGTCCGGGTTCGCGGTGAACGCCAGTTTGGCAGGGCGGGGCGGATAACTTTGCAAATTTGCGGCAGCCCAGGCTTCCTGGCTGGCCAGCAGCACTTCAATGGTTTTTTCCTCGGCTTTGAGGAAAGCATCCAGCGGTTCCACCGTGACCGGAGCCGCATTCACGACCTCGGGCATCGCCTCCAGGGCCCGGTAGGCGGCCAGGGTGTGGTTACCCCAGGCTCCGGCAGTTGAAGACATCAGCCCCATCAGGGCTCCCAAGGCATAGGCCAGTTTCTTCATGCGTTTTTCTCCATCAGCGCCCGCGGAATATGCTCGGGCAGCTATCAAAATAATAGCTGCCCGTACGGGGCCTGCGCCCCGCTGTCTTGCTTAGACGACCTTGGCGATCGCCTGGCAGACGTAGTCGATGTTCTTGCTGTTCAGAGCAGCAACACACATGCGGCCGGTGTCGGTCCCGTAGACGCCGAACTCGGAGCGCAGGCGCACCATTTGGTCTTTGGACAGGCCGGAGTAGCTGAACATGCCGATCTGGGTGGTGATGAAGGACATGTCCTTGGCCACGCCGGCGGCCTTGAGGCCGTCAACCAGCTTCTGGCGCATGGCCTTGATGCGCACGCGCATTTCGCCGAGTTCCTGTTCCCACTGGGCACGCAGCTCGGGGTTGTTGAGCACTGCAGCCACGATGGCACCACCGTGGGTGGGCGGGTTGGAGTAGTTGGTACGGATCGCGATCTTGAGCTGGCTCAGGACGCGGTCGGTTTCTTCCTTGCTGCTGCCGACCACGCTCAGGGCGCCCACGCGTTCGCCGTACAGGCTGAAGCTCTTGGAGAAGCTGGTGGACACAAAAATGTTCAGCTCAGCGGCCACAAACTTGGCGATAACAGCACCGTCCTCAGAAATGCCGTAGCCGAAGCCTTGGTAGGCCATGTCGAGGAAGGCGGTCAGCTTGCGGGCCTTGACCACAGCGATCACCTGGTCCCACTGGGCTGCGGTGATGTCGTAACCGGTGGGGTTGTGGCAGCAAGCGTGCAGCAGCACGATGGTGCCTTCTGCGGCGCTGCTCAACTTGGCCAGCATGCCGTCAAAGTTGATGCCGCCCAGACCGCCGTTGGCGCTCTGGTCGAAGTAGGGGTAAGTGTCCACGGGGAAGCCGGCGTTGGTGAACAGCGCGCGGTGGTTTTCCCAGCTGGGGTCCGAGATCAGCACGGTAGCGTTGGGGCTGATTTTCTTCAGAAAGTCTGCGCCGATTTTCAAACCGCCGGTGCCGCCAATGGCTTGCACGGTCGCCACGCGGCCGCTCTTGACCACGTCGGAGTCAGCACCGAAGACCAGGCCCTTGACTGCCGCGTCGTAGGCGGCAATACCGTCGATAGGCAGGTAGCCGCGTGCAGTGGGCTTGTCCATCATGGTCTTTTCAGCCGCTTGCACGCATTGCAGCAGGGGCAGTTTGCCGTTGTCGTCGAAATACACGCCCACACCCAGGTTGACTTTGTTGGGGTTGGTGTCAGCGTTGAATTGTTCGTTCAGACCCAGGATAGGGTCGCGGGGAGCCATTTCGACGGCGGTAAAGAGAGACATGGATAAGTCCTGTGATTGGAATGTCGTGAGGGTTGCCCGTAAACGCTGTCAGCGCTGCGGGTTCTCCCTATTTTACTGGGCACCGAGCTGGTGCCTTTTCTGTGCAACTAACGCACCAAGCCCTTTGCCAGTGCACGCGTGAGTTCGGCTGCCGGCAGATTGCCGCATTGAGAGGCGTTTTGCCCGCTCCACAATGGGGAAAAGTCGGCGTTGCCAACGCTCTCTGCCTTTGCACGCAAGGGTGCAATGGCCGCGGTGGCCAACGGAAATGCGGGGGCTGCAGGGTTCAAAGGGCCGAGTTCGCGCATCAGCCGGTTCACGATGCCGCGTGCAGGTCGCCCGGTGAACAGGGTGGTGAGCGCTGTATGGCGGGCTTGGGGGCTTTGAAGTGCTGCGCGGTGCAAGGCCGATGTCGTGGCTTCCGGACAGCACATATAAGCGGTTCCGATTTGCACCGCAGACGCGCCGAGCGCCATGGCTGCGGCCACGCCTGCTGCGTCGGCAATGCCCCCGGCGGCAATGACCGGCACCCGAACAGCCTGCACGATCTGCGGCAACAAGGCCATGGTGCCCATTTGGGTGCTCAAGTCTCCGTTCAAAAAGATTCCGCGGTGGCCGCCTGCCTCCAGGCCTTGGGCAATGATGGCATCGGCACCATGCGCCTGAAGCCACAGGGCTTCATCCAACGTGGTGGCAGAGGCCAGCACCCGGCTGCCCCAGCTTTTGACGCGTGCCAACAGCGTCTTGGGAGGCAACCCGAAATGGAAACTCATGACCGCAGGCTTGAAGGCCTCGACAACATCAGCGGCTTGTTCGCTAAAGGGGGCGCGTCCGGGGCCGGGCGCGATTCCGGCAAGTGAAAGCCCAAGCTCGTTGTAGTAGGGTTGAAGTGTCTGTTGCCACAGCGCTTCCCGGGCCGGGTCAGGCTCGGGCGGGGTATGGCAAAAGAAATTGACGTTGTAGGGTTTGTCGGTGAGGGCGGTGAGCTGCGATAGCTCTTTTTCAAGCGCTTCCTGGCTCAGCATCGCCGCGGGAATGGAGCCCAAGCCGCCTGCATTGCAGACCGCGGCAGCCAGTGCATGGCCCTGTACCCCTGCCATGGGGGCCTGAACCAGGGGGAGGGTGGTGCCCAGGAATGAGGGGTTTGGCATAGCGTCTTCCTGCGTGTGAGCGGTCTAGTCTACAGTTCCACCTTTGCCCCTTTGAAGCCTGCCGCCATGTCTTTCCCTCAGCCCACCCCCGCAGTAACCGACGATGCCGAACAGGTGCGCACGGGCACGTTTGTGAGCTATCCCGATTCGCCTTTCGAGCTGTACCAGCCGTATCCGCCGGCCGGTGACCAGCCCGAGGCCATTAGCCAACTGGTGAGCGGTGTGGAAGACGGTGAAGTGTTCCAGACCCTTCTCGGCGTGACCGGCTCGGGCAAGACCTTCACCATGGCCAACGTAATTGCCCGTTTGGGGCGCCCGGCCATCGTGTTTGCACCCAATAAAACGCTGGCAGCCCAGCTGTACAGCGAGTTTCGCGAGTTCTTTCCCAAGAATGCGGTGGAGTATTTCGTCAGTTACTACGACTACTACCAGCCCGAAGCCTATGTGCCTCAGCGTGACCTCTTTATTGAAAAGGACAGCGCGATCAACGAGCACATCGAGCAGATGCGCCTCTCATGCACCAAGAGCCTGCTGGAGCGGCGGGATGTGGTGATCGTGGCCACCGTGTCTGCGATCTATGGTATCGGCAAACCCGAGAGCTACCACCAAATGGTGATGACGCTGCGCGTCGGCGACAAGCTGGGTCAGCGAGACATGATTGCCCAGCTGGTGCGCATGCAGTACCAGCGTAATGACATGGACTTCAGCCGCGGAGCCTTCCGGGTGCGGGGCGACACCATCGATATTTTCCCGGCTGAGCACAGCGAAATGGCCATCCGCGTGGAGCTGTTTGATGACGAAATCGAGAGCCTGCAGCTGTTTGACCCGCTGACCGGCCGCATTCGCCAGAAGATTCCACGCTTCACGGTTTACCCCAGCAGCCACTACGTGACACCACGCGATCAGGTGCTGGCCGCAGTGGAAACGATCAAGACTGAACTTTCGGACCGCCTCAAAGAGCTGGTGTCGGCCGGCAAGCTGGTGGAAGCACAGCGGTTGGAACAGCGCACCCGCTTCGATCTGGAAATGCTGAGTGAGGTGGGGCACTGCAAAGGCATTGAAAACTACTCGCGCCATCTGAGTGGTTCGGCCCCTGGCGAGCCGCCGTCAACGTTGACGGACTATTTGCCCAAAGACGCACTCATGTTCCTGGATGAGAGCCATGTGCTCATCGGGCAGTTTGGCGGCATGTACAACGGAGACCGGGCGCGGAAAACGACGCTGGTTGAATACGGTTTCCGCCTGCCCAGCGCCTTGGACAACCGGCCGCTGAAGTTTGAAGAGTTCGAGACCAAGATGCGCCAGGTCGTGTTTGTGTCCGCCACGCCCGCCCAATGGGAAAACGAGCATGCCGGGCAGGTGGTGGAGCAGGTGGTGCGGCCAACAGGATTGGTGGACCCTGAGGTGGAGGTGCGTCCGGCGGGCACCCAGGTGGACGATGTGCTGCAGGAAATCCGTATCCGCGTGGACAAAAACGAGCGAGTGCTGATCACCACCCTGACCAAGCGCATGGCGGAGCAGTTGACGGATTACCTGACGGACAACGGCGTGAAGGTGCGCTACCTGCACAGCGATGTGGACACGGTAGAGCGGGTGGAAATCCTGCGCGACCTTCGTCTGGGTACCTTTGATGTCCTTGTGGGGATCAACCTGCTGCGGGAAGGTTTGGATATTCCCGAGGTGTCGCTCGTGGCCATTCTGGATGCCGACAAGGAAGGGTTTTTGCGTTCCGAACGTTCACTCATTCAGACCATTGGCCGGGCGGCCCGGAACCTGGAAGGAAAGGCGATTTTGTACGCCGACAAGATCACCGACTCCATGGAGCGCGCTATTGGTGAGACCGAACGACGTCGCAAAAAGCAGATTGCCCACAACCTGGAGCGTGGCATCACGCCCAAGGCCATCGTGAAGAAAGTGCGCGATCTGATTGATGGCGTGTACAGCGAAAAGGCCGGCAAGGAAGCCGAACGCCTGGAGCGCGATGCACAGCAACGGGCGCAGGTGGAGGACATGAGCGAGAAGGATATTTCCCGCGAAATCAAGCGCTTGGAGAAGCTGATGATGGAGCATGCCCGCAACTTGGAGTTCGAAAAAGCGGCGCGCGTGCGGGACCAATTGACCATCCTGAAAGAGCAGGCTTTTGGTGCGCCGGGAGCAGATAACGTCGTGATTTTGTAAAGTTGATTATTCCTATCGGGTAAATAGACTGATCAGTCTGCTTACCCGAGTGATCTGCGGGGTTTAGTGCTATACTTGAGTCCGCTAGTCAACAACCCTGCCACGAAGGAGCAAGCGATGCGTCTCACCACCAAAGGCCGTTTTGCGGTCACCGCGATGATCGATCTGGGCCTGCGCCAAAGCTCCGGGCCGGTTACTCTGGCTGCCATCAGCCAGCGCCAGCAAATTTCCCTTTCTTACCTTGAGCAGCTTTTCGGCAAGCTGCGTCGCCATGATCTGGTCGAGTCGACCCGTGGCCCCGGCGGCGGTTACACCTTGGCTCGCAAGGCCTCCGACATCACCGTGGCGGAAATCATCACGTCGGTGGATGAACCGATTGATGCAACCCAATGCAGCGGCAAAGAAAATTGCTTGGGCGAAGGTGCCCGCTGCATGACCCACGACCTGTGGGCTTCCCTGAACACCCGTATGGTGGAGTTTCTGGATTCGGTCACCCTTCAAAAGCTGGTGGACGACCAGTTGGCCAAGGGTCTGCAAATCGAAGACAAGCCTACCGTCAAACGTGCCATTTCGGCCATGCCTGTGGTCAAGCCCATTCGTGTGAATGCGCCCAACTCGGTCTTCGCCCTGGGCAACGCCTTCTCTAAATCCTGATATTTACTGACAGCCAGCATCGAGCCAGCTATGGACACCACACCTCATTTCCCGATTTACATGGATTACAGCGCCACCAACCCCTGCGATGAGCGGGTGGTGGATGCCATGGTTCCCTGGCTGCGTAACCACTTTGGCAATCCGGCGTCCCGCAGCCACGCCTGGGGTTGGGAAGCGGAAGCCGCAGTGGAAAAAGCCCGCGAGCAGGTTGCCTCCCTGATCAACGCTGATCCGCGTGAAATTGTCTGGACATCCGGTGCGACCGAATCCAACAACCTGGCGATCAAAGGCGCAGCCCAGTTCTACAAGGGCAAGGGCAAACACATCATCACAGTGAAAACCGAGCACAAGGCGGTATTGGATACCTGCCGCGAGCTGGGGCGCCAAGGCTTTGAGGTGACTTACCTCGACGTGCAAGAAGACGGCTTGGTGAATCTGGATGCCTTCAAGGCCGCGATCCGCCCGGACACCATTCTGGCCAGCGTCATGTTCGTGAATAACGAAATCGGCGTGATCCAAGATGTGACCGCTTTGGGTAATGCTTGCCGCGAAAAGGGAGTCATTTTCCACGTCGACGCAGCGCAAGCGACCGGCCGTGTGGACATTGACATGACCCAGTTGCCCATCGACCTGATGAGCCTGACCTCTCACAAGACTTACGGCCCCAAAGGCATTGGTGCCCTGTTTGTGCGCCGTAAGCCGCGCATTCGCCTGGAAGCTCAAATGCACGGTGGCGGCCATGAGCGCGGTATGCGCAGTGGCACCTTGCCGACCCACCAGATCGTGGGCATGGGGGAGGCTTACGCTATTGCCAAGGCCGAGATGCACGAAGAGAACAAGCGCATCAAGGCTTTGCATGACCGCATGTTGGCCGGCCTGGAGGGGATCGAACAGGTCTTCATCAACGGCCACAAGGAAAAGCGCGTTCCCCACAACTTGAACATGAGTTTCAATTATGTGGAAGGTGAGTCGCTGATCATGGGTATCAAGGGTCTTGCGGTCAGCAGTGGTTCCGCTTGTACTTCTGCCTCTCTGGAACCCAGTTATGTGTTGCGCGCGTTGGGCCGCAGCGATGAGTTGGCCCACAGCAGCTTGCGTATGACCATCGGTCGTTGGACGACCGAAGCAGACATTGATTACGCGGTAGACACGATCAAGCAAAACGTGGCCAAGCTGCGTGATTTGAGTCCCCTGTGGGATATGTACAAAGAAGGTATTGACCTGTCCACGATCCAGTGGGCGGCGCACTGATTGAAATTAAGAGGTATTCCACATGGCATATTCAGACAAGGTCGTTGACCACTACGAGAACCCCCGCAATGTCGGCTCTTTTGACAAGGGCGACGAGTCTGTGGGCACCGGCATGGTGGGTGCCCCCGCTTGCGGTGACGTGATGAAGTTGCAGATCAAGGTCAATCCCCAAACCGGCGTGATTGAAGACGCTCGTTTCAAGACCTATGGCTGCGGCTCTGCGATAGCTTCCAGCTCCCTGGTCACTGAGTGGGTGAAAGGCAAAACCCTGGACGAAGCTGCTGCCCTGAAAAACAGCCAGATCGCGGAAGAGTTGGCACTGCCACCGGTCAAGATTCACTGCTCCATCCTGGCGGAAGACGCTATCAAGGCCGCTGTGGATGACTACAAGAAAAAGCACCTGAACTGATATGGCCGTCACTTTGACAGAGGCTGCTGCACGGCACGTCACCCGGTATTTGACCAAGCGCGGCAAAGGCGTCGGTGTGCGATTGGGCGTGAAGACGACCGGTTGCTCTGGCTTGGCCTATCAGCTCGAATATGTGGACGAGCTGGCACCCGAAGACGTGATCTTCGAAGGCCACGGCGTGAAAGTCCTGGTAGACCCCAAGAGCCTTGCCTATATCGACGGTACGCAACTGGACTTTGTGCGCGAAGGGCTGAACGAAGGTTTTCGTTTCAATAACCCCAACGAGCGTGACAAGTGCGGTTGCGGTGAGTCCTTCCGCGTGTGAATCTGCACGATGATGACTTTGCGCTGTTCGGCCTGAAGCAAACATTTGCCCAGGACCGCGTAGCTATTGATGCGCGTTGGAAAGAGCTTCAGCGCGAAGCCCATCCCGACAAGTTTGCGTCTCATGGTGTTGCGGCGCAGCGCGTTGCCATGCAATGGTCGGTGCGTATCAATGAGGCCTATCAGCGTTTGAAAGATCCCTTGAAGCGTGCAGCCTACTTGTGTGAGTTGGCTGGGTTTCCCATCCAAGCCCATAGCAACACAGCCATGCCGCCTTCATTCCTGATTCAGCAGATGGAGTGGCGTGAGGCGCTGGATGATGCGAGCGAGGCGAGTACGGTCGAAGCTTTGATGGCCGATGTGCAAGCGGCGCGCAAGGACCTGCTGGCACAGTGCGAAAAGTGCTTGGACTATGACCGTGACCCTGCATCCGCGGTCGCGAGTGTCCGGGCATTAATGTTTATTGATAAGTTCGCCCAAGACCTGAATCAGCGCTTGGATCAATTTGAATAGTGTGAGTCTCCATGGCGCTTCTGCAAATTTCTGAACCTGGGCAATCTCCCAATCCCCACGAGCGCCGCATCGCTGTCGGTATCGATCTCGGGACGACGCATTCCTTGGTGGCCGCTGTACGCAACGGCGTGTCGGAGTGCTTGCCGGACGCAGAGGGGCGTGTGGTGTTGCCCAGTGTGGTGCGCTACCTGGATGCAGACCGCAGGCAAATCGGATTTGACGCGCTTGCCAGCCAGACCACAGACCCCGGCAACACTATTGCCTCGGTGAAACGTCTGATGGGCCGCGGCGTAGCGGATGTGGCGCATATCGAAAAACTCCCCTATGCGCTGGTCGATGAGCCGGGCATGGCCCGCATCCGCACCATTGCCGGCATCAAAAGCCCGGTAGAAATCAGCGCGGAGATTTTGGCCACTTTGCGATTCCGGGCGGAAGACAGCTTCAATGATGACATTTTTGGTGCGGTGATCACCGTACCTGCGTATTTTGATGATGCGCAGCGCCAAGCGACCAAAGACGCAGCCCAGCTGGCGGGTCTCAATGTCCTGAGGCTTATCAATGAGCCGACGGCGGCTGCCATTGCCTACGGTTTGGACAACGCAGCAGAAGGTGTCTACGCCATCTATGACCTGGGGGGGGGCACATTCGATATCTCCATTCTTCGTTTGTCCCAAGGTGTATTTGAAGTGCTCTCCACGGGAGGCGACTCCGCCTTGGGGGGTGACGACTATGACCGAGCGCTGGCTGAAGCCATTCTTGTTCGTAGCGGCTTGAGTGCTGATACAGCGGAAGACCAGGCAGTGCTGATGGCCGCGGCGCGGGCATGCAAGGAAGCCTTGTCTGACGAGGACATTGCCACTGTGGAAGTGGAGCTGTCCGGCGGCGAGATCGACTTGTCATTGAATCGCGAAGAGTTTGAAGCAGCTACGCAGTCACTCACAGCCCGTACCTTGCAAGCGGTGCGCAAGGCGCTGCGTGATGCAGGTTTGGGCAAAGAAGAAGTCAAAGGCGTCGTTCTGGTTGGTGGCTCGACCCGCATGCCGCAGATCAAGCACGCAGTGGGCGCATTTTTCGGCCAGGAGCCCCTGACCAATTTGAATCCGGACGAGGTGGTCGCTTTGGGTGCCGCCATCCAGGCGAATCAACTGGCGGGCAATAACCCGTCCGGTGAACTGCTTTTGCTTGATGTGATCCCTCTGTCGCTCGGTGTAGAGACCATGGGCGGTCTGGTGGAGCGCATTGTTCCCCGCAACCAGACCATCCCTACGGCCATGGCCCAGGATTTCACGACCTACAAAGATGGCCAAACAGCGCTGGCTTTGCATGTAGTCCAGGGCGAGCGGGATTTGGTCGCGGATTGCCGCAGCCTGGCCCGCTTTGAATTGCGTGGCATTCCCCCCATGGCGGCTGGCGCAGCCCGTATCCGGGTGACCTTCACGGTGGATGCGGATGGTTT
Encoded here:
- the rsxB gene encoding electron transport complex subunit RsxB — its product is MSTVPEAAPALAQQLLDALPQTQCTRCGYPDCAAYAGAMARGEAPINQCPPGGAEGIARLAAITGQPVIPLNPEFGLEAPRTVVFIDEDWCIGCTLCIKACPTDAIIGSNKRMHTVIEPHCTGCELCLPVCPVDCIMVETVSGELTGWAAWSPEEAANARQRYESRQVRQARETEEHAQALEAKARMKLADLPAHSQHTDPAILDKKRAVIEAALARARARKATPGTGS
- a CDS encoding polyhydroxyalkanoate depolymerase; translated protein: MLYQLYETQRSLMEPFSDLALAAAKLYSNPLSLAGQSPFAQRLSASYDLMHRLGKDYEKPEFGLRTIDVDGVDIAIHERVEITKPFCELRRFKRFTDDTATLEKIKGQPVVLIVAPLSGHYATLLRDTVKTMLKDHKVYITDWKNARLVPLSDGEFHLDDYVNYVQEFIRHVQGKYGNCHVMSVCQPTVPVLAAVSLMASRGETTPLTMTMMGGPIDARKSPTAVNNLAMNKSHSWFENNVIYRVPSSFPGAGRRVYPGFLQHTGFVAMNPDHHAKSHYDYFKDLIKGDDASAEAHRKFYDEYNAVLDMDADYYLETIRVVFQDFALVSGTWDVRSEKGKIERVKPSDITTTALLSVEGELDDISGSGQTRAVHDICSGVPKSLQKHYEAMGAGHYGIFSGRRWREMVYPQVKAFIKSHDKPASAPKAVKVTAAAPAAASEAKVTPAPAKTARAATKKVASKRVSTAK
- a CDS encoding amino acid aminotransferase; this encodes MSLFTAVEMAPRDPILGLNEQFNADTNPNKVNLGVGVYFDDNGKLPLLQCVQAAEKTMMDKPTARGYLPIDGIAAYDAAVKGLVFGADSDVVKSGRVATVQAIGGTGGLKIGADFLKKISPNATVLISDPSWENHRALFTNAGFPVDTYPYFDQSANGGLGGINFDGMLAKLSSAAEGTIVLLHACCHNPTGYDITAAQWDQVIAVVKARKLTAFLDMAYQGFGYGISEDGAVIAKFVAAELNIFVSTSFSKSFSLYGERVGALSVVGSSKEETDRVLSQLKIAIRTNYSNPPTHGGAIVAAVLNNPELRAQWEQELGEMRVRIKAMRQKLVDGLKAAGVAKDMSFITTQIGMFSYSGLSKDQMVRLRSEFGVYGTDTGRMCVAALNSKNIDYVCQAIAKVV
- a CDS encoding NAD(P)H-dependent flavin oxidoreductase; the encoded protein is MPNPSFLGTTLPLVQAPMAGVQGHALAAAVCNAGGLGSIPAAMLSQEALEKELSQLTALTDKPYNVNFFCHTPPEPDPAREALWQQTLQPYYNELGLSLAGIAPGPGRAPFSEQAADVVEAFKPAVMSFHFGLPPKTLLARVKSWGSRVLASATTLDEALWLQAHGADAIIAQGLEAGGHRGIFLNGDLSTQMGTMALLPQIVQAVRVPVIAAGGIADAAGVAAAMALGASAVQIGTAYMCCPEATTSALHRAALQSPQARHTALTTLFTGRPARGIVNRLMRELGPLNPAAPAFPLATAAIAPLRAKAESVGNADFSPLWSGQNASQCGNLPAAELTRALAKGLVR
- the uvrB gene encoding excinuclease ABC subunit UvrB, translated to MSFPQPTPAVTDDAEQVRTGTFVSYPDSPFELYQPYPPAGDQPEAISQLVSGVEDGEVFQTLLGVTGSGKTFTMANVIARLGRPAIVFAPNKTLAAQLYSEFREFFPKNAVEYFVSYYDYYQPEAYVPQRDLFIEKDSAINEHIEQMRLSCTKSLLERRDVVIVATVSAIYGIGKPESYHQMVMTLRVGDKLGQRDMIAQLVRMQYQRNDMDFSRGAFRVRGDTIDIFPAEHSEMAIRVELFDDEIESLQLFDPLTGRIRQKIPRFTVYPSSHYVTPRDQVLAAVETIKTELSDRLKELVSAGKLVEAQRLEQRTRFDLEMLSEVGHCKGIENYSRHLSGSAPGEPPSTLTDYLPKDALMFLDESHVLIGQFGGMYNGDRARKTTLVEYGFRLPSALDNRPLKFEEFETKMRQVVFVSATPAQWENEHAGQVVEQVVRPTGLVDPEVEVRPAGTQVDDVLQEIRIRVDKNERVLITTLTKRMAEQLTDYLTDNGVKVRYLHSDVDTVERVEILRDLRLGTFDVLVGINLLREGLDIPEVSLVAILDADKEGFLRSERSLIQTIGRAARNLEGKAILYADKITDSMERAIGETERRRKKQIAHNLERGITPKAIVKKVRDLIDGVYSEKAGKEAERLERDAQQRAQVEDMSEKDISREIKRLEKLMMEHARNLEFEKAARVRDQLTILKEQAFGAPGADNVVIL
- the iscR gene encoding Fe-S cluster assembly transcriptional regulator IscR, which encodes MRLTTKGRFAVTAMIDLGLRQSSGPVTLAAISQRQQISLSYLEQLFGKLRRHDLVESTRGPGGGYTLARKASDITVAEIITSVDEPIDATQCSGKENCLGEGARCMTHDLWASLNTRMVEFLDSVTLQKLVDDQLAKGLQIEDKPTVKRAISAMPVVKPIRVNAPNSVFALGNAFSKS